A genomic segment from Candidatus Cybelea sp. encodes:
- a CDS encoding DUF3084 domain-containing protein — MSFVEIVRGIGNVAFVMAIAGAVAYVGDRVGHQVGRRRLSLFGIRPRYTSTIVAIATGMVIALVVTLGAIFASQQVKTAFFKLNSINAQIGELQARQRDLETKVNSGRLVFPVDTLMVPFYRIISQSASPAQRLSTIRDYYFFAVKYVNATYPRLGLRPYVLPPDVDKKLSGVANDLTTAAKLSQANVMLTVTSDQNLFENDQIHFAINVTPDIRYFRKGDTIAQLVIPGKSGASINIALSQLQNYVSITARRLQLPTFLTDIQPLQLIPDAQQMQQRISRQGTFLLTAYVAEDFYPHVGGIPIVIVLTPRP; from the coding sequence ATGAGCTTCGTCGAGATCGTCCGCGGGATCGGCAACGTCGCGTTCGTCATGGCGATCGCCGGTGCGGTCGCCTACGTCGGCGATCGCGTCGGCCATCAGGTAGGCCGCCGGCGCTTGAGCCTGTTCGGAATACGCCCGCGTTACACGTCGACGATCGTCGCAATCGCGACCGGTATGGTGATCGCCCTGGTCGTCACGCTCGGCGCGATATTTGCCTCGCAACAGGTGAAGACGGCGTTCTTCAAGCTCAATTCGATCAACGCCCAGATCGGGGAACTCCAGGCTCGCCAGCGCGATCTCGAAACCAAGGTCAACAGCGGGCGGCTCGTCTTTCCGGTCGACACGTTAATGGTCCCGTTCTACCGCATCATCAGCCAGTCGGCGTCACCCGCGCAGCGCCTGTCGACGATTCGCGACTACTACTTCTTTGCGGTGAAGTACGTCAACGCGACCTATCCTCGCTTGGGGCTGCGCCCGTACGTCTTGCCGCCCGACGTAGACAAGAAGCTCAGCGGCGTCGCCAACGATCTGACGACCGCGGCGAAGCTCTCGCAGGCAAACGTCATGCTCACCGTAACCTCGGATCAGAATCTGTTCGAAAACGACCAGATTCACTTCGCGATCAACGTGACGCCGGACATCCGCTACTTTCGCAAGGGTGACACGATCGCGCAGCTCGTGATCCCAGGCAAGAGCGGCGCGAGCATCAACATCGCGCTTTCGCAGCTGCAGAACTACGTCTCGATCACGGCCCGGCGGCTGCAGCTCCCCACGTTCCTTACCGACATTCAGCCGCTTCAGCTAATTCCCGACGCGCAGCAGATGCAGCAGCGAATCTCCCGCCAGGGCACCTTTCTGCTCACCGCGTACGTCGCCGAGGATTTCTATCCGCACGTCGGCGGCATCCCGATCGTGATCGTCCTGACGCCCCGGCCGTGA
- a CDS encoding LptF/LptG family permease, which yields MRFTILDRYMLAELGGPFVFGLSAFMLIFAATEILNIGKLVSNDHAPLWAALTVFLWSLPADVVLVIPMALLLGTLLAVQRLSGESEMTAMKAAGITFTRIVAPLLAVGIVMSVVTYYLQESVVPYANDQLTEIENGVINHISAFNRDLTVSAPLPGGGRQMTIATAYEPNSRALLHVTLIQYDNHNEPRQIIFADRAEFGADKWTLENSSVYRFSPDGTTLSEPHIPFQEVQIGEKPTDLVKRMSNDDPENMSRSEIADVVRSGQLTETERRKYVTTYQEKLARPFASFVFILIAIPFGLRQIRSSGSTSLGFGLSLAIVFVYYVVMTICSFAGEAMLTLAALWAWMPNLLFTAIGLFRLRRAAMV from the coding sequence GTGCGCTTTACGATTCTCGATCGCTATATGCTGGCCGAGCTGGGCGGTCCGTTCGTCTTCGGCCTGTCGGCATTCATGCTCATCTTCGCGGCGACCGAGATCTTGAACATCGGCAAGCTGGTGAGCAACGATCACGCGCCGCTGTGGGCTGCGCTGACGGTCTTCCTTTGGTCGCTGCCGGCCGACGTCGTGCTCGTGATACCGATGGCGCTGCTGCTCGGCACGCTGCTCGCCGTTCAGCGACTCTCGGGCGAGAGCGAGATGACCGCGATGAAGGCGGCGGGAATTACCTTCACCCGAATCGTGGCGCCCCTGTTGGCCGTCGGTATCGTCATGTCGGTGGTCACGTACTATCTCCAAGAGAGCGTCGTACCGTATGCCAACGATCAGCTCACGGAGATCGAAAACGGCGTGATCAATCACATCAGCGCGTTCAACCGCGACTTGACGGTTTCGGCCCCGCTGCCCGGCGGCGGAAGACAGATGACGATCGCGACCGCGTACGAGCCGAACTCGCGCGCGCTGCTCCACGTAACGCTGATTCAATACGACAACCACAACGAGCCCCGCCAGATCATCTTTGCCGACCGGGCCGAGTTCGGCGCCGATAAGTGGACGCTGGAGAACTCCAGCGTTTATCGTTTCAGTCCCGACGGCACGACGCTCTCCGAGCCGCACATCCCGTTCCAGGAGGTCCAAATCGGCGAAAAGCCAACGGATTTGGTCAAGCGCATGAGCAACGACGATCCCGAGAATATGAGCCGATCGGAGATCGCCGACGTCGTCCGCTCCGGCCAGCTAACCGAGACCGAGCGCCGCAAGTACGTTACGACCTATCAGGAGAAGCTGGCGCGGCCCTTTGCAAGCTTCGTCTTCATTCTCATCGCCATACCGTTTGGATTGCGACAGATCCGGTCGAGCGGCAGCACGAGCCTCGGCTTCGGGCTCTCGTTGGCCATCGTCTTCGTTTACTACGTCGTCATGACGATCTGCTCGTTTGCGGGCGAAGCGATGCTAACGCTGGCCGCACTCTGGGCGTGGATGCCGAATCTGCTGTTCACCGCGATCGGGTTGTTCCGGCTGCGCCGAGCCGCAATGGTATGA
- the lptB gene encoding LPS export ABC transporter ATP-binding protein — MSQVPSIKVRGLVKRYGERTVVNGVTAGVETGEVVGLLGPNGAGKTTTFYMVVGLVKPDGGSVLLTNGDREIDLTGAPMYARARNGVGYLAQENSIFRKLSVGDNIRLIWEQNGVPHDERERRLPALLEEFGLRAFVDARGDSLSGGERRRVEIARALAIEPSFLLLDEPFTGIDPIAVADIQAMIRQLRDRGLGILITDHQVRETLAIVDRAYILNNGRIEVSGSAQEVLDSPIARQFYLGEGFRL, encoded by the coding sequence ATGAGCCAGGTCCCCTCGATCAAGGTACGCGGGCTCGTCAAACGCTACGGCGAGCGCACCGTCGTCAACGGCGTTACGGCCGGGGTAGAGACGGGCGAAGTGGTCGGCCTGCTCGGGCCCAACGGAGCCGGCAAGACGACGACGTTCTACATGGTCGTCGGCCTGGTCAAACCCGACGGCGGAAGCGTGCTCCTGACCAACGGCGATCGCGAGATCGATCTGACCGGCGCGCCGATGTACGCGCGCGCGCGCAACGGTGTCGGCTATCTCGCACAGGAGAACTCGATCTTTCGCAAGCTCTCCGTCGGCGACAACATCCGCCTGATCTGGGAGCAGAACGGCGTGCCGCACGACGAGCGCGAACGGCGGCTGCCGGCATTGCTCGAAGAGTTCGGTTTACGCGCTTTCGTCGATGCGCGCGGGGACAGTCTTTCCGGAGGCGAGCGGCGGCGCGTCGAGATCGCCCGGGCGCTGGCGATCGAACCCTCGTTTCTCTTGCTCGACGAGCCTTTCACCGGCATCGATCCGATCGCCGTCGCCGATATTCAAGCGATGATCCGTCAGCTGCGCGACCGCGGTCTCGGGATCCTCATCACCGATCACCAAGTACGCGAAACGCTCGCGATCGTGGACCGCGCGTACATCCTCAACAACGGGCGAATCGAGGTCTCGGGCTCCGCGCAGGAAGTCCTCGACTCCCCGATCGCCCGCCAATTCTATCTCGGCGAAGGATTCCGGTTATAG
- the lptC gene encoding LPS export ABC transporter periplasmic protein LptC yields MRPIRTAAALVLTTLCACNPQAPKRSPSPRPRATPHAKGAGLTLVVTGKGTADRPIHFIQQVHNRINYDLLASSYESKGPQNSMRSVFSDARVTFRDPKGSRITASAPQAVVDQTANTVTLTGGVAAHTAAGMTLHCDELVYRRDNASLHGDGNVVITDPKGFRATGSSFDSDISLTHMRMQ; encoded by the coding sequence GTGCGGCCCATTCGAACGGCTGCGGCGCTCGTTCTAACGACGCTGTGCGCGTGCAACCCGCAGGCGCCCAAAAGGTCCCCATCGCCCCGGCCACGCGCAACGCCGCACGCCAAGGGCGCCGGGCTCACCCTCGTGGTCACCGGGAAAGGCACGGCAGATCGTCCCATCCATTTCATTCAGCAAGTCCACAACCGCATAAACTACGATCTGCTGGCGAGCTCGTACGAGAGCAAGGGCCCGCAGAACAGCATGCGCTCGGTCTTCTCGGATGCCCGGGTTACGTTTCGGGACCCGAAAGGCTCCAGGATCACGGCCAGCGCTCCGCAAGCCGTCGTCGATCAGACCGCGAACACCGTCACGTTGACCGGCGGCGTGGCGGCTCACACAGCGGCCGGGATGACGCTGCACTGCGACGAGCTCGTTTATCGTCGAGACAACGCTAGCTTACACGGAGACGGCAACGTAGTGATTACCGACCCCAAAGGCTTTCGCGCAACCGGGTCCAGTTTCGATTCCGATATTTCGCTGACGCACATGCGGATGCAATGA
- a CDS encoding O-antigen ligase family protein — MRRFIPPGLALIYSALPLFPSFIALTGVAFPGVSLLPIPATLAVLGGCCILAVYAIVMLARYPLRGSQPLFLPLLSIFAAGLLAGCLGFDPRSGLLFTFIGGLGIIWHSSIMRFYGDRYAAASLFCAYLLSGGIAAAVAIATVVLRVPAALYALQHGRATGTFILPGELAGYLIVLLPVAFAVARVASLPAIRALAWSVFGVGLIALVMTFSRAGWMGAAAAAAFLVAVRTRRPAVAAGVACAGLLAIVLVFNAHHDPSEDYTRLSIWQAAIEIINRFPLLGVGPFNFSHLYALVRAPDGDATAFHAHSLYLTFFAEFGLVGVAAVAWTMWRFVQELQRRLATATPSAALLSCSIAAGLVGVGVQGLIDTVSVVIFGLWMPTLALALATAASREVP, encoded by the coding sequence ATGCGGCGCTTCATTCCGCCCGGCCTCGCGCTGATCTACTCGGCGCTTCCGCTTTTTCCAAGCTTCATCGCGCTGACCGGGGTGGCGTTTCCGGGTGTGTCGCTGCTGCCTATTCCGGCGACGCTCGCGGTGCTCGGCGGCTGCTGCATCCTTGCCGTCTACGCGATCGTCATGCTCGCGCGATATCCGCTGCGCGGCTCGCAGCCGCTGTTTCTACCGTTGCTCTCGATCTTCGCCGCAGGATTGCTCGCCGGATGCCTGGGCTTCGATCCGCGCTCAGGTCTGCTCTTCACCTTCATCGGCGGGCTCGGCATCATTTGGCACTCCTCGATCATGCGCTTCTACGGCGATCGCTATGCGGCGGCATCGCTCTTCTGCGCGTATCTCCTCTCGGGGGGCATCGCGGCGGCGGTTGCCATCGCAACGGTCGTGCTGCGCGTACCGGCGGCACTCTATGCGCTGCAGCACGGGCGCGCGACCGGAACGTTCATCCTGCCCGGAGAGCTCGCCGGGTACCTGATCGTGCTGCTGCCGGTCGCCTTTGCCGTCGCGCGCGTTGCCAGTCTGCCGGCGATTCGAGCGTTGGCATGGAGCGTCTTCGGCGTCGGACTCATTGCGCTGGTGATGACGTTTTCGCGCGCCGGATGGATGGGCGCGGCGGCGGCGGCGGCCTTCCTGGTCGCTGTGCGTACTCGTCGTCCCGCGGTTGCGGCGGGGGTCGCCTGTGCCGGCCTTTTGGCGATCGTGCTGGTCTTCAACGCGCATCACGATCCGAGCGAAGACTACACGCGCCTCTCGATTTGGCAGGCGGCGATCGAGATCATCAACCGCTTCCCGCTGCTGGGTGTCGGCCCGTTCAACTTCTCGCATCTCTACGCGCTGGTACGCGCGCCGGACGGGGATGCGACGGCATTCCACGCTCACAGCCTCTACCTCACGTTTTTCGCCGAGTTCGGTCTCGTCGGCGTCGCCGCGGTCGCCTGGACGATGTGGCGTTTCGTGCAAGAACTGCAGCGGCGGCTGGCGACCGCCACGCCATCGGCAGCGCTGCTCTCCTGCAGCATCGCTGCCGGCCTGGTCGGGGTAGGCGTTCAAGGCCTGATCGACACCGTGAGCGTGGTAATCTTTGGACTATGGATGCCCACGTTGGCGCTCGCGCTTGCCACGGCGGCCTCTCGCGAGGTTCCCTAG
- a CDS encoding metallophosphoesterase, whose translation MLRIYHTSDLHDHRGFAPRLRALRAQRPGLLFDCGDSLRGSQTVYHRTEPIVGELREAGYDAQSIGNREFHYLFALLRARARMMGYPLVCTNLRDVKGRELPFAQSLRFAVPDGVGGTYRVHVLGLLIMQYPVGSLWERVFGWRFLDPWEAIAPYAAALAPREPLVVLSHLGLSLDVKLAQRVPRIDLLLGGHSHDTLAQPRYAGDVPIVHAGPYGEFVSRSELVYAPERGRFVLADFALLPLLEAS comes from the coding sequence GTGCTTCGCATCTACCATACGTCCGATCTTCACGACCATCGGGGATTCGCACCGCGGCTGCGCGCGCTGCGCGCGCAGCGCCCGGGGCTCTTGTTCGATTGCGGCGATTCGCTGCGCGGCAGCCAAACCGTCTACCACCGCACCGAGCCGATCGTCGGGGAACTCCGCGAAGCCGGCTACGACGCGCAGAGCATCGGCAACCGCGAGTTCCACTATCTGTTTGCGCTCTTGCGCGCTCGCGCGCGGATGATGGGCTATCCGCTGGTCTGCACGAACCTGCGCGACGTCAAGGGACGCGAGCTGCCCTTTGCGCAGTCGCTGCGCTTCGCCGTGCCCGACGGTGTGGGCGGAACTTACCGCGTGCACGTTTTGGGCTTGCTGATCATGCAGTATCCCGTCGGCAGTCTCTGGGAGCGCGTCTTTGGCTGGCGCTTCCTGGATCCGTGGGAGGCGATCGCCCCGTACGCCGCCGCGCTCGCGCCGCGCGAGCCCCTCGTCGTGCTTTCGCATCTGGGGCTCTCGCTCGACGTAAAACTCGCACAACGCGTACCCCGGATCGATTTGCTGCTGGGCGGGCATAGCCACGACACGCTCGCGCAGCCGCGCTACGCCGGAGACGTGCCGATCGTTCACGCCGGCCCGTACGGAGAGTTCGTCTCGCGCAGCGAACTCGTTTACGCGCCGGAGCGGGGCCGGTTCGTGCTCGCCGACTTCGCGTTGCTGCCGCTGCTGGAAGCATCGTGA
- the lpxA gene encoding acyl-ACP--UDP-N-acetylglucosamine O-acyltransferase, whose product MLHPSAIVHPSAEIGKNAEIGPYCIVGEHVVIGARTVLQAHVVVNGWTKIGDDCQLYPFSTVGAASQDRKYAGERAYTRIGSRTTLREYVSIQRATGQDQVTAVGDDCLLLAYVHIAHNCVLGNSVTMSNLAQLAGHVQVADYVTIGGQTGIHQFTRVGRHAMVGGMSKLTKDVPPFFLVEGNPCQPYGLNSVGLRRAAFSPEDRQEIKRFYKLLYDPKLNVSQATEAMKAQVTTDPGREIIAFLEAPSERGVLK is encoded by the coding sequence GTGCTGCATCCCAGCGCGATCGTTCATCCGAGCGCGGAGATTGGAAAGAATGCCGAGATCGGGCCGTACTGTATCGTCGGCGAGCACGTCGTAATCGGAGCGCGGACGGTTTTGCAGGCGCACGTCGTCGTCAACGGCTGGACGAAGATCGGCGACGATTGTCAGCTCTATCCGTTTTCGACCGTCGGCGCCGCGTCGCAGGATCGCAAGTACGCCGGGGAGCGCGCCTACACTCGGATCGGCAGCCGCACCACGCTGCGCGAATACGTCAGCATCCAGCGGGCGACCGGGCAAGACCAGGTGACCGCGGTCGGCGACGATTGTCTTCTGCTGGCCTACGTTCATATCGCACACAACTGCGTTTTAGGAAACAGCGTAACGATGAGCAATCTCGCGCAGCTCGCCGGCCACGTACAGGTCGCGGACTACGTTACGATCGGCGGACAGACCGGCATCCATCAGTTCACGCGCGTCGGACGCCACGCGATGGTCGGCGGGATGAGCAAACTCACCAAAGACGTGCCGCCCTTCTTCCTCGTCGAGGGGAACCCGTGCCAGCCGTACGGACTCAACAGCGTGGGGCTTCGCCGAGCGGCCTTCTCGCCCGAAGATCGCCAAGAGATCAAGCGCTTCTATAAGCTTTTGTACGACCCGAAGCTCAACGTCTCACAAGCGACCGAAGCGATGAAGGCGCAGGTCACCACGGATCCGGGCCGCGAGATCATCGCGTTCCTAGAGGCGCCTTCGGAACGCGGCGTTCTCAAGTAG
- the fabZ gene encoding 3-hydroxyacyl-ACP dehydratase FabZ has product MAELDIRQIFEILPHRYPMLLVDRILEFEHMVHVRGYKNITYNEQIFAGHFPGNPVLPGVYMIEALAQLGGAMILEPGEFSRKTPYLAGIDKAKFRRPVVPGDRLDMEVSMLRHKRNIGWVNAEATVDGQFACSAEIMFSIVSDPRMFGVDSTVLHV; this is encoded by the coding sequence TTGGCTGAACTCGATATCCGTCAGATCTTTGAAATCTTACCGCATCGCTACCCGATGCTGCTCGTGGACCGCATCCTCGAGTTCGAGCACATGGTCCACGTGCGCGGCTATAAAAACATTACCTACAACGAACAGATATTCGCCGGGCATTTTCCCGGTAATCCGGTCTTACCGGGCGTCTACATGATCGAAGCGCTCGCGCAGCTCGGCGGCGCGATGATTCTCGAACCCGGCGAGTTCTCTCGCAAGACGCCCTATCTCGCCGGCATCGACAAGGCAAAGTTCCGCCGGCCCGTCGTTCCCGGCGACCGATTGGATATGGAAGTGTCGATGCTGCGCCACAAACGCAACATCGGCTGGGTCAACGCGGAAGCGACCGTCGACGGCCAGTTCGCGTGTTCGGCCGAGATCATGTTTTCGATCGTCTCCGACCCGCGAATGTTTGGGGTCGACTCCACCGTGCTGCACGTTTAA
- the lpxC gene encoding UDP-3-O-acyl-N-acetylglucosamine deacetylase, whose product MMQTTLRERLFFEGVGLHTGAPCRVELRPAAADAGLFFVAGGVRIPATVEYVVDTTRATVVGRDGVSISTTEHLLSALFAMGVANCEILVEGPEIPVCDGSASHFVAAIDACGLEAQSQERRRLELSEPVFVRDGDKLIAALPSPSWRVRFMADFPEPIGTQYFSSEIDESAYRDEIAGARTFGYLHEVQALLERGLARGGSLDNALVFGPDGPMQPLRWPNEAVRHKVLDLIGDLALLGAWPLCEIVAVKSGHELHCTITNVLRTQLRVPSA is encoded by the coding sequence ATGATGCAAACGACGCTTCGCGAGAGGCTCTTCTTCGAGGGTGTCGGCCTTCACACCGGAGCGCCGTGTCGCGTCGAGCTGCGCCCGGCAGCAGCCGACGCGGGCCTGTTCTTCGTCGCCGGCGGGGTCCGGATTCCCGCGACGGTCGAATACGTGGTCGACACGACCCGCGCGACCGTTGTCGGCCGCGACGGCGTGAGCATCTCGACGACCGAGCATCTTCTCTCCGCGCTCTTCGCGATGGGGGTCGCAAACTGTGAAATCCTAGTCGAGGGACCCGAAATACCGGTCTGCGACGGAAGCGCCTCACACTTCGTGGCGGCCATCGATGCCTGCGGCTTAGAGGCGCAGTCTCAAGAACGCCGGCGATTGGAACTCTCCGAGCCGGTCTTTGTGCGCGACGGCGACAAGCTGATCGCCGCGCTCCCGTCGCCGTCCTGGCGAGTGCGCTTTATGGCGGATTTCCCCGAGCCGATCGGCACCCAGTATTTCAGCAGCGAAATCGACGAGAGCGCTTACCGGGACGAGATCGCGGGTGCCCGCACCTTCGGATATCTGCACGAGGTGCAAGCGCTCTTGGAGCGCGGGCTGGCGCGCGGAGGAAGCCTCGACAACGCCCTGGTCTTTGGACCCGACGGTCCGATGCAGCCGCTGCGGTGGCCCAACGAAGCGGTGCGGCATAAGGTGCTCGATCTGATCGGCGACCTGGCGTTGCTGGGAGCGTGGCCGCTATGCGAGATCGTCGCGGTCAAAAGCGGGCACGAGCTGCACTGCACGATCACCAACGTCCTGCGTACGCAATTGCGCGTACCGTCTGCCTAG
- the lpxD gene encoding UDP-3-O-(3-hydroxymyristoyl)glucosamine N-acyltransferase, producing the protein MLGTLEDLARRVGGRVVGDGTVPIETIASIGDARPGALTFATSPTYLAAAWRSAAAAVLIEESLAAPDAPKPLLVVEDARQALAELLESLRAPRPRGPFRHPAAFVAPDASLAQDVYIEAHAYVGSGVSIGAGSVVGAGAYIGEGSALGESVWVKPNASLMPGCVVGDRVVLHSGCVIGSDGFGWTFVGGRAERIPQVGNVVLEDDVEIGANTCVDRAQTGSTVIGAGTKIDNLVQIGHNCRIGKHCVIASLTGLAGSTAIGDYVRVAGQVGFKGHITVGSGVTIAGQTGVWHDVEDGATISGQPAQNHRDELRRQVMIRKLPKLFDRVDALERSSSRKN; encoded by the coding sequence GTGCTCGGCACGCTGGAGGACCTTGCGCGGCGCGTCGGCGGGCGCGTCGTCGGCGACGGCACCGTTCCGATCGAAACGATTGCAAGCATCGGCGACGCCCGGCCGGGCGCGCTGACTTTTGCGACCTCACCAACGTATCTCGCCGCGGCCTGGCGCAGCGCTGCGGCCGCGGTTTTGATCGAAGAGTCGCTGGCAGCGCCCGACGCGCCCAAGCCGCTGCTCGTCGTCGAGGACGCGCGTCAGGCGTTGGCGGAGCTGCTCGAAAGTCTACGCGCGCCGCGGCCGCGCGGGCCGTTCCGGCACCCGGCGGCATTCGTCGCGCCGGACGCATCGCTTGCGCAAGATGTCTACATCGAAGCCCATGCCTATGTCGGCAGCGGCGTCTCGATCGGAGCAGGGAGCGTCGTGGGCGCCGGCGCCTATATCGGAGAGGGGAGCGCGCTCGGCGAATCGGTCTGGGTCAAGCCGAATGCGAGCCTGATGCCGGGCTGCGTCGTCGGCGATCGGGTCGTTCTGCATTCCGGCTGCGTCATCGGCAGCGACGGCTTCGGTTGGACGTTCGTCGGCGGTCGCGCCGAACGAATTCCACAGGTCGGCAACGTGGTGCTGGAAGACGACGTCGAGATCGGCGCCAACACGTGCGTCGACCGGGCTCAGACGGGTTCGACGGTCATCGGCGCCGGAACGAAGATCGACAACTTAGTTCAGATCGGGCACAACTGCCGGATCGGAAAGCACTGCGTCATTGCGTCGTTGACGGGGCTGGCGGGCTCTACGGCGATCGGGGACTACGTCCGAGTCGCGGGACAAGTGGGATTCAAAGGGCACATCACGGTTGGTTCCGGCGTCACGATCGCCGGTCAAACCGGCGTCTGGCACGACGTCGAAGACGGAGCAACGATCTCCGGTCAGCCCGCGCAGAATCACCGCGACGAGCTGCGGCGACAGGTCATGATTCGCAAGCTGCCAAAGCTGTTCGATCGTGTCGACGCCCTGGAGCGCTCGTCCTCAAGAAAAAACTAA
- a CDS encoding OmpH family outer membrane protein: MKTRSIILSAAALLLAASLMPGAIAADLTDVAFVDQADVANLPVFLSANRQLAGFKAQMDAQYNAQIAHARSDADKQRITMQFQQQLNDKQREVVGPLFQRVQLAIAAVAAAHNASVVVDKRIVIYGGQDITKDVETIFSSPQAVSPAAASPPPSEIGFVDQSALDGIPKVQTANQQMSQFESTQRQLYAAKMAEARGNSDKQQVLTAYNKLISDKQDQLLKPLVDATKSATADVARRKKLLLVVDRADIVYGGTDITTDVQNELSK; the protein is encoded by the coding sequence ATGAAAACTCGATCAATTATTCTCAGCGCCGCCGCATTGCTGCTGGCGGCCTCGCTTATGCCGGGCGCCATAGCGGCCGACCTCACCGACGTCGCCTTCGTCGATCAAGCCGACGTCGCCAACCTGCCCGTCTTTTTGAGCGCGAATCGTCAGCTCGCGGGGTTCAAGGCTCAGATGGACGCGCAGTACAACGCGCAGATCGCCCACGCCAGGTCCGATGCCGACAAGCAGAGGATAACGATGCAGTTTCAGCAGCAGCTCAACGACAAGCAGCGTGAAGTCGTCGGGCCGCTTTTCCAGCGAGTGCAGCTGGCGATCGCGGCGGTTGCGGCAGCACACAACGCCTCGGTCGTGGTCGATAAGCGAATCGTGATTTACGGCGGCCAAGACATCACCAAAGACGTTGAGACGATTTTCTCGAGCCCGCAGGCGGTCTCCCCAGCGGCGGCCTCCCCGCCGCCGTCGGAGATCGGTTTCGTCGACCAGAGTGCGCTCGACGGAATTCCGAAGGTGCAGACCGCGAATCAGCAGATGTCGCAGTTCGAGAGTACGCAGCGACAGCTTTACGCCGCGAAAATGGCCGAGGCGAGGGGCAACAGCGACAAGCAGCAAGTCCTCACCGCCTATAACAAGTTGATTTCCGATAAGCAGGATCAGCTGCTCAAACCGCTGGTCGACGCCACGAAGTCGGCGACCGCCGACGTCGCGCGCAGAAAGAAGCTGCTGCTCGTCGTCGATCGCGCCGATATCGTTTATGGAGGCACGGACATCACCACGGATGTCCAGAATGAGCTCTCGAAATAG